GCAATGAAGCCGATCTTGGCCAAGCCTTGACTTCTCACATCTTTCAGGAGAAAGAAATACGTGGATTTTGGTGCTTGATCAGATGTATCATAAAGACTTCCCAAATCCTGGTTTTCCTTTCGTCTCCATCCCTGCTCCAAGGCTCCCCTCTTCTTCTAAgctataaattttaatttgatattgAGTAACCGGAAGGCTGAAGGTAATGGTGAGTGTTGGAGCTGAAAAGTAATCATCAGGAGGCCTGTCTGCCATTAGCGGCTATGACAACTAATGATACTGGgtatatttattatcttaatttGTAGTATAAAAGTGGGGGTGAATTGCGTAGTAGATCTGAAAGATTTTTTAACAGGTTTATTAGATATtaagcattattttttatggcaaaaataatttttttcatgtggaaAGTGATTGTTACTAGGCTAGGAATATACAAAgcacttgtttaaaaaattttatagagAATTTGTTATGATCCCCAAATTAGTTTCTATGACCTGTTTCCTAAGATGATGGAAACAAATACTCCAAAGATAGATTTCTACATCTTTGTTCTAATGGGATTTTACctgtaaaagcaaaaaaattctttataaatcaaCACTAGTTAATAATACCAAACTCTAACttgattttgcttgtttgctGTGAGTATTTAAAATTACACACTCGCAACTTTGTTACCTATGCTACTAACTAAGATTTCATTTTACAGAGAGTCACCAATTACTTTTCAATATCAACTATTTAAAAGCCAACAAAGAGCTAAGGGACAATTTTCAggacattttctctttcattttatgtaatgTCTTTCATTAGTCTCACTGCTATCACAGCTTTCCTGTTGTAGTAGAAAACATGCTCATACATATTTTGCATCTACGTTCTTGCAGAAGTGACAGTTAACCAGTGTTTACGACGTGCCCACTATTTTGCTAGGTGCTGCTGTGAAGGTACAGACACATAAGTCACAGCCCCTTGGACAGTCACCTTCACAGTCCCGCAGTAAACCTTGTGAAGAGGTCAGAACACCTGAGCATTAGGTGTTTTAGATGGAGGCACGATGTGCGAACTGCCTTGCAAACCCTTGCTCAGCCTGCAAGCCTCAGCTCAGACCTGGGTAGGAGACATTCTCCCACACCTCCCGGCTGGATTAAATGCCTCTCCGGGTTTTCATAGCCTCTTGATTGCACCTCCATATCGCTGTCTTACCACAGAATTTGgaaataattgatatttttatttattctccacTAAACTAGAAGCTAGTCGACACAGTCAGTTTATTGCTCATTATACTTCTGGCATTCTGTAACTCCCATGTGGGAATTCAGTGACAGAGCACATTTTAGAATGTGAGTAGACCTGTTGGAAATGCCTACACTGGGAGGAGCAGGGTTTGAACTACACCTGGCTGGTGAGAGAAAAGGAGCCGTCATTAGTAATGCGCGTGAAAATGCTTGAGGGAAAGGAGGGGTGAGCATGGGAGTGACGGTAGAAGGAAGCGAGAAGGGAGCCTGCTTGGAGTCAAGGGTTCCCTTGGGGAATAGTAGGATGGAAGATGAAGACAGAAAAGGTGGAGCCAGGCTATTAGTAGCCTCAGTGCCTAGGGGAGCAGTCTGGGTTTTTGGAGTTCCCACGATCTGTAGGGACCCTCAACAGAAGTTTCTCTGAGTAGGAGAATGATAAGAAAACcatggtttaaaaataatgatcTTACCGCAGCGTAGCAGTATGATTCCATGCACATgggaagaaagacaaaatagaggaaagaagtTCACTTAGGAGGGTTCAGTGGTCTAGCACTTAGCAGAGACACGGACCTGAACTTGGGGCAGTGACAGTGGAAGTAGAACGGGGGACAGGCACTTGGTTAGGAAGAAAGACTTTGTGCCTACCTAATGGTGGAGATCAAAGAGAGTGAATCAAAGCTAACTGGGTTTTGAGCCCAGAGAACCGgaattaaagacttttttttcagttGCACAGCGGCAAGGGCAGTCAATGAGAGGAGCAAGTTGGGTTGGGTTTGGTACATGTGAGCAAGGTGATACCAGGATAACCAAGCAGAAATACATGTGAACAGTCGGAAAACATGGCACCCAGAGTTTAGTGAGAAGATGGGAGTTGCCAGCATTCTGTGGAAGGTGATGGTCTGAGACAGGACGACTTCTGAATGGTGTGTGTGGTCAACAATGAGGGGATTAAATTCTGTTGGCCATTCCCAGGCGGAGAGATAGGAAGAAAGAGCCAGTCAATGAACAAGGGAGTAATCAGTGAGGGACGAGGAAAATCAGGACATCGCAATCATGGGTTCTTAGTACCAGCAGAGAAGAGCTCCAGTGAATACGTGGAGTACACAAGGCCAGGTGTTCCTAAGAGGGACGATAAACCCTTACAAAACCATCACAAGTTTACTTAGGAATAAGTTCCTGCAGGGCTTCGTTTTGCCTTATACCCAAGTTTTGTGATTTTACTAAATACAGAGACTGAAAATGTACCCACAGCATAGAAAATACTCTAACGAGATGCCTCAGGGTTAATTACAGTTTGGAATTGGCTCGCTCTGTGCCTTGTATCTGGATCCTCATTATAGTATCGGCTAAATGCTCGTTAAAGAAAATTAGTAGGAAGGAAGATACACAAAACCTTTTTGAGTTGCCACCTCGTGGTAGATCACACTGAATTTATTCAGTACCGCAGAATCACTGGACTCCAGGTTCACAGAACAGTGGAGTTGCCACAGGTGGGCTACAGAGCAATGGATGACCTTGATGAATAGTGTTGGCACCAGGTTTCTGCATGCTCTTCAGAGGAAATGCTTTCCCTTGTGTCTATGCCTTGATCATTTACCTTTCTCGGAGTTTCGTACCTTTCTAATTCCAATTCTTCAGGGCTTGTGGTCTCAATGTGTGGATCTACTAGGTGGAGCCGGGAATGTGGGCAGGTCCAGGACCGAAATTAGAGAGAACGCTTGTGGTGGTTTTGTGGTGGCGGTGGTGTTGTCTGGTGTATAATCGTAAAAAATGAGCAGCGTTCGTGCTTTCAGTCTTGTGGatcacaccaaaaacaaaaaaaagcatcTAATGAAAAAAGCCTGGACTTTGATTGCTAagctataaatatgtatattaaaatgtagTCCCGTGTCttcactgtgttttattttctgtcatcAACCATTTTTATTTAGAACACATGCTGATTCTGCAAAGTCCACCTCTTCTGAAACAGACTGCAACGATAACGTCCCTTCTCATAAAAACCCTGCTTCCTCCCAGAGCAAACACGGAGTGAATGGCTTCTTCCAGCAGCAAAGCATGTATGACTCCCCGCCACCGCGTGCCACGTCCGTTTCCATAGACTCCAGCCTGTATTACCTGCCCAGGAGTTATTCCCATGACGTTTTACCAAAGGTGTCTCCGTCGAGTACCGAAGCGGACGGAGAACTCTATGTTTTTAATACCCCCTCTGGGACATCGAGTCTAGAGACTCAACTGAGGCACGTGTCTGTTAGTTACGACATTCCTTCCACACCTGGTAATACTTACCAGATTCCACGAACTTTCCCCGAAGGAACCCTGGGACAGACGTCCAAGCTAGACACTATTCCAGATATTCCTCCACCGCGGCCACCGAAGCCACACCTGGCTCACGACCGGTCTCCGGTGGAGACCTGCAGCGTCCCGCGCGCGGCCTCGGACCCCGACAGCAGTTACTGCGTTCCGACCGCGGGGGTGCCGCAGTCCCGCAGTAACACCATCTCCACCTTGGATCTGAACAAGCTACGGAAAGGTCAGCGCTCCCTGGCGCCCTTTCTGTTAAGGGTTCATGATGGAGAGGCCGTGTTTCCGAGTAGCTGTTCTTCGAAGCATAGTAGGATGTCACATGGTGGGCCTTTGCTTTTTCAGCCAGCCTCACAGTGGCCCGCTGGTGGAGTGAAGGTAGCGGAGTCTCAGCAGATCCCTGGGAGGGTGTTTGTGCACACGGCACGTGCCTGTGTGCGCGGTCAGCTGGAAGGGGGAAGGACTTGGCGTTTTCCATCCCTGAAGGAGTATGGCCTCAGTAATTCCTTCCTGCCTGGGGATGGGTGCCCCCCTTTCCCACTGTCTATAAATACTGCCGGGAGGGACCCTCTGCTAGGGCAGAGGAGCAGGAAATGGGCTGGCCACCCAGCTTCTGCGACTCAGACCCCTTCCTGTGCTTGTGTGCCACTGCGGCCACTTCTGCGCGTCACGTCCATTGGGCtccacttccttctttctacatAGCAGTTTTTACACTTGTGTCTCACAGGTAACATCAGTTCCTGCCAAGCCACGCGGTACTGCTCTTTCAAGCTCTGAATCCCCTCTCCCCTTATTCCTAGTTACAGACCTCAGGAGGAGAGAAATTGAGTCTGGGTTATACCCTGAGATTCTTGAAGTCCTGAAGATAGAAAGCCAGAGCGCGAAAGGCACATCCCCTAAAAACTATGTGCTCACAAAGTCATATCTTGTCACAGTTTTCCGGCTGTGTTAAAGAAGATAAAGATTTAATGCATCACAAAGAGTACTTATGTCAGTGCTTATTTCCCCCTCCAGTACCAATTTCTAGCTCCCTTCTTGAAGTGTTTGTGTAATCTGAGTATAAGTTAGTGAGATATGGTAGGTCCAAGATggtgcaaaagaaaagaaaatagaagtataTCTTTCTGCATTTTTAGATAACCCACCTCATCCCAGAGGTAGAAAGCCACTCACTGTCGTAGTCAAATATTAGTGCTGACTAGCACAGGAGTGAGTGGCTGCATTTTCCAGTGCTTTAACGTGCCAGCTCAAGGCGccgttctgtgagcatccttttaaaatctgtgtgcgtgtgtgcctgcatgagtgtgtgtttacagagagagagagagaatagatggTTCCTGATCACCCTGAGAACGGGCGGATATGGGAAGAAATGTTGatagtttgttctttgttttagatGCTAGTTCTCAAGACTGCTATGATATTCCACGAACATTTCCAAGTGATAGATCCAGTTCACTTGAAGGCTTCCATAACCACTTTGTAAGTATAATTGACCTTGGCATAATCGAGTGTGTATTTCATTGTCAAAAATCTTCACGCTTAGTTCCCTGAGACTAAATGAGATCATGAAAGAAAAACCCCTTCTGATCCACATGAATAGGTGTGTCTTACAATTATGTTTTCTTGTGTGACAGtggtttttgtttattaaaagaaaaatgtgtgtgtgtttcagaaaaTCAAAAATGTGTTGACAGTGGGAAGTGTCTCAAGTGAGGAGCTGGATGAAAATTACGTCCCGATGAACCCCAACTCTCCGCCACGGCAACATTGCAGCAGCTTCACAGAACCGATTCAGGAAGCAAATTACGTGCCCATGACTCCAGGGACGTTTGATTTCTCTTCATTTGGAATGCAAGTGCCTCCCCCTGCTCACATGGGCTTCCGGTCCAGCCCGAAGACCCCTCCCAGAAGGCCCGTACCTGTTGCAGACTGTGAACCGCCCCCCGTGGATAGGAACCTCAAGCCAGACAGGAAAGGTAAGGAGAGCACAGCTGAGGAAAGGGTCAGGGTTGCCTGTCTGCTTCAACTGTCATTCAAACCAGAACAGAATTAGGGCCAGAAATTCTGAATTGTTTCATAGGACCTTAGTTATTAGCTTGTTTAAGCGGTGTTGCTGTTTATAGATTAATAATTATTAGATCATAGGTTGATGCCCAGGGGAGGTTTTTAAGTCTCCTATCGCTAGGGCAGAGGCTACAAACTAAAACACTCACAAGGATTGGCAGGCAACAGGAAGGAGTTAGAGAAACTCGAGCGCCCTGATCGGAGGACCTACCTGCTCCCTGGCTACACCCCTGTGTTGACTTGTGGAAATCTTCTGATGTgtcaagagaagccagaaatgttGGGTTTTATGTGTATTATCTTTTGTCCTTTAAGTTCTAACagctaatgtaattattttaaaagaacaagacATTGCAGACCAAACCCAAGTACATAGTGTCAAACCCGGCTAGAGACTGGCAATGCACCGACAGTGAGGTTGCTTACATAAGCTCTCCATGCTGTTTGTATAACAACGTCTTTAAAATCGTTCTTCCTTTACTGCAGTATAAAGAAATAGTTCTAGTCTATTCTTTCATACTGGCCTTCATAAGTTACTGCATAAGTTACATAAGTTCTCAAGTACCATGTTTGTTAAGAACTCAGTGTAAAGGAAATTTTTCAGCCAAGTTGGTGACATGTACCCAAGCTTTTAAAGTTTGGGTGTGAGTGGTTAAGACCCAGACAGCTAGCTGTGTCACAGCACAGTGTGGTGTGACTTAATCTGGACATCCAAGTAAGGGAGTCTGTCGGCTCTGTGATGAGAGGTGCAATTTCTGGGGCACTCAGCACGCTTGAAAAGTCATGTGCTGTGTGTAGCTTTTCAAGAGCGTGTAATGTCCATATAAATTTCTCATCATCCTGGGCTTAGATCATTAATGTTAATTCTAATTAAGTAACAGTtgtggggaagagagacagactcagagcATCTTAAgaaaatgagttttgttttgtttggctgtAAGTAGGATGCACCAGTGCCGAAGTGAGACAGCGATTGGACAGACTGAGGCACTCCTAGGGGACTGGCACTCATCCTGCTCCCTGCATGTCTGTCCTGGGGGAGGCTTTGCATCTGCTTTGTTCTCCCTTacatcctttccttctttttttcccctccactccACATCGCCTCCTTCGCTTAGTTTTCTACTTTCCTGGAGCTGTAGCCTACAGCACCCCTCTGTGGCCCGAGTCTGCCTCCTGGCTGCTTTTTTGTGCCCGGGCTGCTAAGTGCCTCCTTCATTACTTACTCACTTCAGGTTGCTCAGGGAGAATTTCATTGGTCTCATTTGTCTTTTCACACCAAGCCACGTGATGAATTGTATGCCAGGCCGTAGCTTGGCTGCTATTGGGTCATTTGCCCATCTTTGGTCTGACATCTGGAAAGATGGTCACAGGTAGCATCCACGGCCACCCAGCCGCCCCCAGAAGCAGGGCCATAATCAGGATGGTTATCTTAGAAAGGGCGTGGGCGTCCCTGGCTTTCTGTATAATAGCTTTCCCTTCCCTTACTCTTTGTCCTCACTTGTCTTTAAGTCTGTGAACACAGTACTTGGTCCTTTGCTTCGTGTACAGTATGTGAAAGCCTATTAGGGCACACAGGCGTTTATCTCCGAGCTCACTGGCAGCTGAAGGATTAAGATACGAGTCTCCTGAACTCTTTGAAATATCGAAATACTCACTTTAATGCCAAACTGgttcttctcttatttttctctaacTGGGGCATGCTAGCTGCAGAGCTGCACCTTTAACCCCGGATGTCACAGGCTGTGTCTTGAGGGCCCCTGTAAGGGTGGAGGTGCTAGGGGTCGGGTGAGGGCACGGGCTCCTAGGCACATCTGTGTCGCTCCCCTGCCTGTGCCTTCCTCCCCTGGGGCTCTGCAGAGCTCAGTTTGAGGATTCCCGCTAGATTTCAGTGAATGACTCTATGTGGTAAGCGTAATgcagaatcaaaaaaaaaatccctatttCCCtgtagaaaagttttaaaatcataatgatgTGCTTCAGGTATTATGTAGGTCTGACAGAGCTCGTGTCCCCGTAGTGTATGCAGTGCACACCATAGTAGTACGGCATGTGTACTGTATCTGGTATATATTGCACGGTTTGCATCTTTGTATAACTACACCTCCCTGTGTGTGTAGTGACAGTACTGTGTATTTAACTACATGACAGTAATTGTCCTCACCCTCTCACCGCCCTGAAGTGACTTCACACTAGAACAGAACAAAGCAGGTTCTTGGTTACTTTTGGAGATTCCgttcagtgtatttttaaaaagtgactgaaCTGTTGAGAGATGGTTCTGAGTTTATTTGGTATCTTTTCTTAGATACAAAATGAATCAAGAAAGCTCTCAGAATAAATACCCACATAGTTTTTGGCAAAATCAAGGAGCATGGGATTAGCAAAACAGCAAAGAGGTTACTAAAATCATAGTAATAATGacaatgtttttgcttttctttagtACTGTCctactttttcaataaatacgATACAAGAGAGGATGCCTGAGAAGGCATTTAATATTGCAAGGCAAACTTTGTCAACCCATTTTAGAAAGTTGGAACTattcaagaaaaacattttaaaacccaAATTCAGATCTTGAAGCAAAGTTTATTCTTCAAGACTTAAACTGTAAAAGAAATGTCTTATTTACTTGTGAAATTCTCCTCCTTATGCATGCCATCAGATAAATCTGTTCTAAATTTCCAATTTTGTGACATCAGCTACGTGACTCAATCTGTTATTCCAGTATCTCTTACCAACTAAACCAAATAACAAGCAAACCTAATCCCATCAAATATGACTTGTTAGTTTCAGGGCCCAGTGTAACCAGTCCGCCATCCAGGATAGCCAGTTTCTGGAGAGTCTTCTCTGGGAGGGTCTACAATAAGTGAGTGACATTCTAGTCTTGTTTATACCCCCAATTATAGATGTCAGCTGCTGTGGTTCATGGTACAGATGAGTTTCTCAAATGCTTCTGAGTAACTTAAGATACAGAAATACACAGATGTTCTAAACCCTTAAGTTTAATGTAGTGTCATGGCTGCTTTGCCCGCCCCCACCCTGTGCTAGCTGCATTTCCACCCACACCGTTTCTGTCCTGATGGTACTTGTTTGTACCAAGTTTTGTATGTGTTACTAGAGGAGACACCATTAATTTCTATGTGTTGtattaaatattagaaaagcaGACGAGTCACTGGAAATATAGTACAAATCGTGTTTTGACTGTTTTCGTTgcaacttttctattttaatagaaAAGCAAGTTGTCAAGCTTGAAAAGTTTCTGTAAGATCTCTGTTGCAGCTTCTCTGTCAGTCCGTCTTTATATAAATCTGCCACGTTTAATCACTACACTTGTCTAGGACCCTGCCCCCCATCCAGTTTCCTGCCAATGTGATGGAGCAGCTGCTGAGCCTCAAATGCTATCTTTCTGTTTTGCCCTGTTTGGCTTTGCCCACACACGGCTTTCTGCAGCGGTTCTGGCTGCTAGTTACAGTGTTGATGTTTAAACAGCAGCATGAGGCTACTTGTGGTGTGTTGTATGTGAGTCTGGGTAACGTAGTGCCCAGTCTGGGTCTTCCCTGTGGAGTAGGAAGCATTGGGAAGGCTGGTCATGAGGAGCTGCCCGGGGCAGGTCTTTTCGGGGCACAGCATGATATATTTGCGGTAAACATTGTTTTTTCAATACATCTTCTAAAGAATTTTCTTGAAGgtagttaaaaaaattaacacactTTCCCGAAGTGGCTtttatactgtaataaaagtagGGAAGACAAATGCGTGACACCAGTAAAAATAACTAGAGTTTAATAGACAAGCATtgaagtttgattcccagtcaggttttTGTCTGGTGTTACACTTTAAAGGAAGTGAGTGCAGAATGCATTTTTACAGCACAGCCTTTACATGTGGGTTTTTCCCCCTAAATATTCTTAACCTTCCAATagaattatcattattatattcTTCTCTCTACAATGAAACCATTAAAACAGGTGTGAAAGTTTGATTAGTTTTGGGAACCAGCAGAGGATAATAATGcgaattatttttcttctttcttgaattTTGAAATGCCTACTGGGATTAGTAGCATAACCTGTAAAACATCAGAAGAGTATAAATAACCCCACGTTGAGTTGAATGTATGCGTATGTAGGCAGTACCTATTAAAATAATACTTCACAGTGTCTGGACTTTGCCAAAAAAGATTGCATCTGCATATTTGAAACAACCTCGTGTGACTGCCTTGACCTTATTTGGGGATGACCAGCATTTAAAACAACACTTGCtcactttttttcctcttaaaggaccaaaAAAAACTGATGACATCGATCAGATTATACACCACCAGCTTTGTATGCGGTAGATTTGTCTACCAACTCTAGGATAGGCCCTCTTCTGGGTCTTGGGTCTTTAAACCCAGGGAAGAAAAGATGGCTTCCCTGAAGAAGCTCCCTGTCCAGTGGAGGAGCTAGAAAAGTAAACACATTAACATAATTAGCCTGAGAGGGGCTGCGGTTGAGGTAAGCTCTTGGCACGGTTAGCTAAGCTCCCGGAGGAAAGTCTGAGTGGGTGAGTGGCAATTAAGTAACggtagaggaagggagggtgttGGAGGATCTTCCAGTCCCAACAAACAGCATACCCAGACCCGTTAAAAAGAGGGGCAGTGGGGCTGGCTCAGTCgtgtgtgggaggaagggaggaaagtatGAATGGGGGATCCAATGCCAAATGCCTCGCAGGTGGCTGAAGCTGAGAGTATTATGATCCTCGCTAATGAGTTTGGGCTTTATTCTGAGTACACCACTAAAGAGGTTTATGCAGGCAGGTAATACAATCAGGTTGGCCTCCAGAAAGCTCATTCTAAGGTTTAACAGTATGATAGAAACAAATTATATGTTTCATGTGAAATGATATAAACATCATACCTTTTCCAGCATCTTTCTCAGACAGTGTGCTTTGCCCCGTTCCCCCAATCCAGGGTTCTTGCTGCCTTGGTTTAGAGTTGATCAAATGAGAAAGGCTTAACAGCAGTCCCCTTCATGGCTCTCAGTTGCCCCCTCCGCTTGGGGACttacaatgatttttaaagcttTGAGGGCACTTGGAGTATAGGTGGAGGTCACTTAGCCATACAGTGCCAGCTCATCACTCCCAGGGACACAGGTAAGTGAAGTGCACGTTAGTAACGGAAGGAAGGACTTCAGActtgcagattttttaaaattcttggatGAATGAGCACAGACTGTTACAATGTCATTATAAATTAAAAGTCAAATCAGTATAGGGGGATTAGAGAGAAAGCAGAATCTAGATGACTCTAAAGAAGAGATCTGCTACAACAAGGTCCTGAGGGCAGGAGACAAAGCAGGTCTGCGGTGGGTCTGAACAGTGAGGTGGGCGAGCCTGCAGAACGCCCCTGTGGCAGATTTGGTGGGTGTGTGGGTTAGGATCTGCAGGGAAGATCTGAAGCAGAGATTAAGGTTCACCAAACTGTACTCCCAGTAAAGGAACAATCACGTGACCCACAGACTGATAGCCTAGGTGAGTTTCAATGCCTAAGGGTTAAAGCACAACAGGAATTTCACCAGTAGTGGGTGCTTTTTGCTaagtgaagaaataaaggttGCTTTCTTTGTTCCGACCTAAGTCTGGCTAAAGCCAAGTTGTAACTGCCCTGGATTCAGAAGTTGAGACTCTAATGAGATCTTCTGTTTACACTCGGAATTTGGGGATCCCCGTATCTTCAGATTGGCTCACTTTTGCCTCTACTttagaattcttatttctttttattttcatacttgGCTTCAAGGATTTGCCTTCAGGCAGTAGAGGAGAAGCCAGGGCTAAGACAAGCGTATTTATACcttggaattctttttctttctctcctcatagGTAATACTGAGCTATCACTTGGGCCAAACTTGTGTTTCTGTCTGGAACACAGATGTCACGTTGAGTTTGGAAGGATACAGAGAAACAAAGCTCCCAAAATGCTGGTGACTCCACACCATTCAGTGCAGCATATCCATGTTGCAACTTTTATCCTAAAACCAGCCTTAAGCTTTGGATGGAGTCGAAAATGCCTGTAAACCGTAtaaaatgcactttaaaaatcTCAGTGCAGTGCTGTCCTGTTAGGAAAGCCAAGGACTACCCTGGAGAGTACTTGAGGGATAGCACTGGTTTTGAGGGAGATAATAAGCTCAGTGTCAAGGGTTGGAAGGATACAGCAGGTGAACTGTCAGACAACTGAAGAGGGGAACTAGGTCATAACCAAGTAGATTTTAGCAGTCATGTGACCTTGATTATGTAGCCACAGATACAGGTAAGATACTGAGGGCAAAAGATGAGAAATGCAAAGAATGACTGCTGGTAGAAAAACCCCAGTGAGGACTCGGGAGGAAGCTGAGAGCTAATGGAATTGGGGcttttagaaaaggaagaaggcaCAGAACAAACACACTGGGAAGTGTCAACAAACCAAAAGTACTTCTAAAGCAATTTGTAGTTTGTAAACGTCACCTCATGCACCTGGCCACCCTCTGTGGCATTCAGGTCTTGGTAAGATCTCAAACAAGTGAGGAGTTCAAAACTGAACTTCAAACACTGATTTTCGAAGATTCTGTATTTCCCACGGGGACAGAGAGGTACAGCAAGGTGGGGCAGTTCTGGAGCGTGGCCCCGGCAGGTAGGAGGGTAGCTGAGGCCTTAACTTAAtcacttaatttcttttccttctccagagGTATCTCAGCCGTAAAATGAAGCTGGATTTGGTCTGTTAGGGCCTTTCTGttctaaaataaaagtatttttctatgGAAAAGTTTATCTTCTGCCtctcacttttttgttttgaagGGAAGTACACTATTTTGGAGGAGTATAAAAAGCTGACATAGCCCTTTGTTTTAGAAAAGTGGCcggccagcctgggccctgggtaGGTCAGCGTTAGGGGGAGGACCCTGGCCGGAATGTTAGCACTTACATCATCAAGTGGGCCTGCCTCGTTTCTGAATTAACTCAGTGTGTTATTAATCGCCTAACTTAGAAAATTGGTTAATTAGAGAATGTTCATGTCTTATAATCTAGATAGTCACGTTTAAAAAAACAAGTTGTGGGAGATAAGCTGCTAGAAATTAGCGAATTCTTACTTTGCCACCTAATAGATGTCCACTGGGCTTTGTAAACgctgtgaaaaaagaaaacttggtgCTTTAAGAACAGAGTAGCTTGAATAATTTCTTCAAGTGATGTCGCTATTCGGACATCCAGGCTCCTGCAGGGATAAAGGATGGGGCCAGCTACTGGGTGTTAGCCCTGCCCTTTTCATAAGGTTTTTCATCAGTCCTTGTATGTGctacagatgaaaagaaaatgatggcAAATGAATTTATGCCTTCAAATCCTTACATTGAAGCTAGACAATCAGCAGTTCCAGAATCTAGGCATCGGATCCTTGCAAAATGACGTCACCAGACAGCCCAGCCCCTGAGTGTCCAGGGGAAACAAATGTTGGTGTTGGATTAGCAAGCAGTGTAGCATCACCTGCTTCTTCTCTAAAAGGGGTTTGGTCAGAAGGGGAAGGAATAGCCAAGCCagattaaagtttttaaaatacctcCACCAAATTAGGAGAGTACTATTGTGAAAGGAAGCAGGCCTGGGTACTTTCTCATGAGACATCAGACTGTAAAGAAAAGATGTACTTGATATTTGACtaagagatttaaaattttttttatttgacccaGTTTTCTAAGGCATGTAAGAAGAACTAACATGGTACgtgtttttcctccttcccacaaATAAAGATAAGAACTAACCAGGCCACTTATCCCACTAAAACCCTACCATCGTTTAT
This window of the Desmodus rotundus isolate HL8 chromosome 9, HLdesRot8A.1, whole genome shotgun sequence genome carries:
- the GAB1 gene encoding GRB2-associated-binding protein 1 isoform X6: MNKWVRCICDICGFNPTEEDVKPPGSSLPAPVDLPSAVMTTPASAQVDSSSAVQPPPYQLINLPPHLETLGIQEDPQDYLLLINCQSKKPEPTSQGSSFVSEEGEEYLLLEDFESKTIPLQTHADSAKSTSSETDCNDNVPSHKNPASSQSKHGVNGFFQQQSMYDSPPPRATSVSIDSSLYYLPRSYSHDVLPKVSPSSTEADGELYVFNTPSGTSSLETQLRHVSVSYDIPSTPGNTYQIPRTFPEGTLGQTSKLDTIPDIPPPRPPKPHLAHDRSPVETCSVPRAASDPDSSYCVPTAGVPQSRSNTISTLDLNKLRKDASSQDCYDIPRTFPSDRSSSLEGFHNHFKIKNVLTVGSVSSEELDENYVPMNPNSPPRQHCSSFTEPIQEANYVPMTPGTFDFSSFGMQVPPPAHMGFRSSPKTPPRRPVPVADCEPPPVDRNLKPDRKGQSPKILRPKPHGLERTDSQTIRDFATRRKAKPAPLEIKPLPEWEELQAPVRSPITRSFARDSSRFPMSPRPDSVHSTTSSSDSHDSEENYVPMNPNLSIEDPTLFGSNSLDGGSSPMIKPKGDKQVEYLDLDLDSGKSTPPRKQKSSGSGSSVADERVDYVVVDQQKTLALKSTREAWTDGRQSTESETPTKGVK